The following are from one region of the Stigmatopora argus isolate UIUO_Sarg chromosome 9, RoL_Sarg_1.0, whole genome shotgun sequence genome:
- the maml1 gene encoding mastermind-like protein 1 isoform X2, which yields MERLRRRIELFRQHHNTCERRYEAAALETLELERQQTFALHQRCLQAKAKRSSKHRQPSATGEQAGQRAAGSGGGGTATGADLGDSGGTGGSAEQSRNSTLIALQETVKRKLESASSPLGRDQINGFPPGKKVCTGANGSPADIKLGPSEATELAADGAKEAASDFQRKEMKQEPDDILPIMPPSAGGNNNNNNSLFPDLNFNEQEWTELMEELNRTVAYEDIQDILNDGFEERKDPLEMTPNGAPSSQGLLPLDLGNVKTEFSPAPFERDSRAPPSPRVRPAPSSGALRPTGSPAAPSPAVPPARQHPAAPNHLLVKDLSPAQQLQQLAAQQQRAQAQHLHGQLQSVPAGAKFHAHPPPWTQTSAPSQLGPDEPAGPSLYPQEFNSNAQKQQQQQQQRLMSGGLPKGSPKAGANSYGAGAHPNVLGRPSPAAMLNYNNTKPLCHFEVGPRPPEDQNQNKATHLNLLRQQQQQQQQMKQKTNMNFRQHLSHSQDQNAYPAPPHGPAPPNALTSAPGNGGMTAAPNHASAAYLSSQAAAALKQQQMIEQQKQQFLQRQQMMAEQEKQRQQDQQLQRHLTRPPPQYQDQPGQAGAQNAFPPTPLGQFAAPSQPSAGGPAAAGQRVFPPPRTAMGVNGGGTAPCGDARQALYNSMNQRRPPYNRHNLLAQQQQQQMARVPGNMQAAQNAVWQQPPPPPNPGAGGLALPPADAFANAFRMQQQPGRPTMPNDGQRRPVPPPQQRAAPNLPELVAFAGRRGPSSVPAQASACERVYRVGGTAVRQQQQQQQQQQQQQQQQQQQQQQQQQQQQQQQQQQQQRQQLSFGYNPAAGSFAAESELVESLLKGQSAHEWMADLDELLASHQ from the exons ATGGAGCGGCTCCGGCGGAGGATCGAGCTCTTCCGGCAGCACCACAACACCTGCGAGCGCCGCTACGAAGCCGCCGCGCTGGAGACCCTGGAGCTGGAGAGGCAGCAGACCTTCGCCCTGCACCAGCGCTGTCTGCAAGCCAAGGCCAAGAGGTCCAGCAAGCACCGACAGCCCTCGGCCACCGGCGAGCAGGCCGGTCAGAGGGCGGCGGGCTCCGGCGGAGGAGGAACGGCGACCGGCGCGGACCTGGGAGACTCCGGCGGGACCGGCGGAAGCGCCGAGCAGAGTCGGAACAGCACGCTCATCGCT TTGCAGGAGACGGTGAAGAGGAAGCTAGAGAGTGCCAGTTCGCCGTTGGGCCGAGACCAGATCAATGGCTTCCCGCCCGGCAAAAAAGTGTGCACCGGGGCCAACGGCTCCCCCGCTGACATCAAGCTGGGTCCGAGCGAAGCGACGGAGCTGGCGGCAGACGGCGCCAAGGAGGCGGCGTCCGACTTCCAGCGCAAGGAGATGAAGCAGGAGCCCGACGACATCCTGCCCATCATGCCTCCTTCGGCGGgaggcaacaacaacaataacaacagccTTTTCCCGGACCTCAACTTCAACGAGCAGGAATGGACGGAGCTGATGGAGGAGCTGAACCGCACAGTGGCTTACGAGGATATCCAGGACATCCTCAATGACGGCTTCGAGGAACGCAAAGACCCGCTGGAGATGACGCCCAACGGCGCGCCCTCCTCCCAGGGTCTGCTCCCTTTGGATTTGGGAAACGTCAAAACCGAGTTCTCCCCGGCCCCCTTCGAGCGGGACTCGCGCGCGCCGCCGTCGCCCCGCGTCAGGCCGGCTCCGTCTTCGGGGGCGCTCCGGCCCACCGGCTCCCCCGCCGCGCCCTCCCCGGCCGTCCCCCCGGCCAGACAGCACCCGGCGGCCCCCAACCACCTCCTGGTCAAAGACCTGTCCCCCGCCCAGCAGCTTCAGCAGCTGGCCGCCCAGCAGCAGCGAGCCCAGGCGCAACACCTCCACGGCCAGCTGCAGTCGGTGCCGGCCGGGGCCAAGTTTCACGCTCACCCGCCCCCCTGGACGCAGACGTCCGCCCCCTCGCAGTTGGGACCGGACGAGCCGGCCGGGCCCTCGCTTTACCCGCAGGAATTTAATTCCAACGCGCagaagcagcaacagcagcagcaacaacggCTGATGTCCGGCGGGCTCCCCAAGGGCTCCCCGAAGGCGGGGGCCAACAGCTACGGCGCGGGCGCCCACCCCAACGTGCTTGGCCGCCCATCTCCCGCGGCCATGCTCAACTACAACAACACCAAACCGCTGTGCCACTTTGAGGTTGGGCCTAGGCCCCCTGAGGATCAGAACCAGAACAAGGCCACCCACCTCAACCTGCTCaggcagcagcaacagcagcagcagcaaatgAAGCAGAAGACCAACATGAACTTTCGCCAACATCTCAGCCACTCGCAG GACCAGAACGCGTACCCTGCCCCGCCACACGGCCCGGCTCCCCCCAACGCCTTGACGTCAGCGCCGGGCAACGGCGGAATGACGGCGGCGCCCAATCACGCCAGCGCCGCCTACCTAAGCAGCCAGGCGGCGGCCGCGCTCAAACAGCAGCAGATGATTGAGCAGCAGAAGCAGCAGTTCCTGCAGCGACAGCAAATGATGGCGGAACAG GAGAAACAACGTCAGCAGGACCAGCAGCTCCAGAGGCACCTGACGCGACCGCCGCCTCAGTACCAGGACCAGCCCGGGCAGGCCGGCGCTCAGAACGCTTTCCCCCCGACGCCGCTCGGCCAGTTTGCAG CGCCATCGCAGCCTTCGGCGGGAGGCCCTGCTGCAGCCGGCCAGCGTGTCTTCCCTCCGCCGCGGACCGCGATGGGCGTGAACGGCGGTGGCACGGCGCCATGCGGGGACGCGCGGCAGGCACTCTATAACAGCATGAACCAGCGCCGGCCGCCCTACAACCGCCACAACCTGCTggcccagcagcagcagcagcagatgGCCCGCGTGCCCGGCAACATGCAAGCCGCCCAAAATGCCGTTTGGcagcagccgccgccgccgccaaaccCGGGCGCCGGCGGACTGGCGCTGCCCCCCGCCGACGCCTTCGCCAACGCCTTCCGCATGCAGCAGCAGCCCGGGCGACCCACAATGCCGAACGACGGGCAGAGGCGGCCGGTACCCCCACCGCAGCAGCGGGCCGCGCCCAACCTTCCCGAGCTGGTGGCGTTTGCCGGCCGGCGTGGACCATCCTCGGTCCCCGCTCAGGCCTCGGCCTGCGAGCGCGTATACCGGGTGGGCGGGACGGCCGTTcgccagcagcagcaacaacaacaacaacaacaacaacagcagcaacaacaacaacaacaacagcagcagcagcaacaacaacagcagcagcagcagcagcagcaacaacagcgGCAACAGCTGTCCTTCGGCTACAACCCCGCGGCGGGAAGTTTCGCCGCCGAGAGCGAGCTGGTGGAGTCGCTGCTCAAGGGCCAGAGCGCGCACGAGTGGATGGCCGATCTGGACGAGCTGCTGGCCTCGCACCAGTAG
- the canx gene encoding calnexin isoform X2 — MLTMDRRVWLCVIVATAALCLATPCRAHDHEEDLDVEDDLDLDAVHEETEQDDGDAAPPPTPAVPKVTYKAPEPMGEHFFAESFDRGTLDSWVLSNAKKDDTDEDIAKYDGKWEVEEMKDSKLPGDKGLVLKSRAKHHAISAPLLRPFAFDTLPLIVQYEVNFQAGIDCGGAYVKLLTQTPELDLDQFVDKTGYTIMFGPDKCGEDYKLHFIFRHKNPKTGQYEEKHAKKPDADLRTYYTDKKTHLYTLVVNPDNTFEMLVDQTVVNSGSLMTDMTPPVNPPAEIEDQDDHKPEQWDERPKIADPDASKPEDWDEDAPAQVPDDDAVKPEGWLDDEPEYVGDPDAVKPEDWDDDMDGEWEAPQVANPACEAAPGCGEWKRPMVDNPEYKGKWKAPMIDNPDYQGVWKPRKIPNPDFFEDLNPFRMSAFSAVGLELWSMTSEIFFDNFLVTNDRNVAERWANDGWGLKKAAEGAAEPGLATQMMNAAEERPWLWVVYVLTVALPLVLIVIFCCTGKKKSETPAAEYKKTDEAQPDVKEDDEKAEDQGEEPQQEDDEDRQDKGDGGEEAEEDDKDEKEDKDDKEENEEKEDKDSDAAAAAEEKLEDDILRRSPRNRKVRKD, encoded by the exons ATGTTG ACGATGGATCGCAGGGTGTGGTTGTGTGTTATCGTGGCGACGGCCGCGCTCTGCCTGGCGACGCCGTGCCGGGCGCATGACCACGAAGAGGATCTGGACGTGGAGGACGACTTGGACCTGGACGCGGTCCACGAGGAAACGGAGCAAGATGACGGCGACGCGGCGCCTCCCCCGACCCCGGCGGTCCCCAAA GTGACTTACAAGGCACCGGAGCCCATGGGAGAACACTTCTTTGCCGAATCCTTTGACCGCGGAACGCTGGACAG CTGGGTGCTGTCCAACGCCAAAAAAGACGACACCGATGAGGACATTGCCAAGTATGATG GCAAGTGGGAGGTTGAGGAGATGAAAGACAGCAAGCTTCCCGGAGACAAAGGCTTGGTCCTGAAGTCTCGAGCCAAGCATCACGCCATCTCTGCGCCGCTGCTGCGACCGTTCGCCTTTGACACCCTGCCGCTCATTGTTCA GTACGAAGTGAACTTCCAGGCCGGCATCGACTGCGGCGGCGCTTACGTCAAGTTGCTCACGCAGACGCCAGAACTCGACCTG GACCAATTTGTGGACAAGACGGGGTACACCATCATGTTTGGACCGGACAAGTGTGGTGAGGACTACAAGCTGCACTTCATCTTCAGACACAAGAATCCCAAGACGGGCCAATATGAAGAGAAACACGCCAAGAAGCCTGACGCTGATTTGCGCACGTACTACACTGACAAAAAGACGCACCTCTACACGCTCG TGGTGAACCCCGACAACACCTTTGAGATGTTGGTGGACCAGACGGTGGTCAACAGCGGTAGCCTGATGACAGACATGACCCCGCCAGTCAACCCACCCGCCGAGATCGAGGACCAGGATGACCACAAGCCCGAACAATGGGACGAGAGGCCCAAGATCGCAGACCCGGATGCCTCTAAACCAGAAGACTG GGACGAGGATGCGCCCGCTCAGGTTCCTGACGACGACGCGGTCAAACCAGAGGGCTGGCTGGATGACGAGCCAGAGTACGTGGGAGACCCCGACGCCGTCAAGCCCGAGGACTG GGACGATGACATGGACGGCGAGTGGGAGGCGCCTCAGGTCGCCAACCCGGCCTGCGAGGCCGCACCCGGCTGTGGGGAGTGGAAGCGCCCCATGGTGGACAACCCCGAATACAAGGGCAAGTGGAAGGCGCCCATGATAGACAACCCCGACTACCAG GGCGTGTGGAAGCCCCGAAAGATCCCCAACCCGGACTTCTTCGAGGACCTGAATCCGTTCAGGATGAGCGCCTTTAGCGCCGTTGGGCTGGAGCTGTGGTCCATGACATCCGAGATCTTCTTCGACAACTTCCTGGTCACCAACGACCGCAACGTGGCCGAGCGTTGGGCCAACGACGGATGGGGTCTGAAGAAGGCCGCCGAGGGCGCCGCCGAG CCTGGCTTGGCAACTCAGATGATGAATGCGGCGGAGGAGCGCCCTTGGCTTTGGGTGGTCTACGTGCTGACCGTGGCCCTGCCGCTCGTCCTCATCGTCATTTTCTGCTGCACTGGCAAG AAGAAGAGCGAGACCCCGGCGGCAGAGTACAAGAAAACGGACGAGGCTCAACCTGACGTCAAGGAGGACGACGAGAAGGCGGAAGATCAAG GTGAGGAGCCGCAGCAAGAGGACGACGAGGATCGACAGGACAAAGGGGATGGCGGCGAGGAGGCGGAGGAAGATGACAAGGATGAGAAGGAAGACAAGGATGACAAAGAAGAGAATGAAGAGAAGGAAGACAAGGATTCAGACGCGGCAGCAGCTGCTGAAGAG AAGTTGGAGGACGACATCCTGCGGCGGTCACCCAGGAACAGGAAGGTCAGAAAGGACTGA
- the maml1 gene encoding mastermind-like protein 1 isoform X1 gives MADFVTLRHSAVMERLRRRIELFRQHHNTCERRYEAAALETLELERQQTFALHQRCLQAKAKRSSKHRQPSATGEQAGQRAAGSGGGGTATGADLGDSGGTGGSAEQSRNSTLIALQETVKRKLESASSPLGRDQINGFPPGKKVCTGANGSPADIKLGPSEATELAADGAKEAASDFQRKEMKQEPDDILPIMPPSAGGNNNNNNSLFPDLNFNEQEWTELMEELNRTVAYEDIQDILNDGFEERKDPLEMTPNGAPSSQGLLPLDLGNVKTEFSPAPFERDSRAPPSPRVRPAPSSGALRPTGSPAAPSPAVPPARQHPAAPNHLLVKDLSPAQQLQQLAAQQQRAQAQHLHGQLQSVPAGAKFHAHPPPWTQTSAPSQLGPDEPAGPSLYPQEFNSNAQKQQQQQQQRLMSGGLPKGSPKAGANSYGAGAHPNVLGRPSPAAMLNYNNTKPLCHFEVGPRPPEDQNQNKATHLNLLRQQQQQQQQMKQKTNMNFRQHLSHSQDQNAYPAPPHGPAPPNALTSAPGNGGMTAAPNHASAAYLSSQAAAALKQQQMIEQQKQQFLQRQQMMAEQEKQRQQDQQLQRHLTRPPPQYQDQPGQAGAQNAFPPTPLGQFAAPSQPSAGGPAAAGQRVFPPPRTAMGVNGGGTAPCGDARQALYNSMNQRRPPYNRHNLLAQQQQQQMARVPGNMQAAQNAVWQQPPPPPNPGAGGLALPPADAFANAFRMQQQPGRPTMPNDGQRRPVPPPQQRAAPNLPELVAFAGRRGPSSVPAQASACERVYRVGGTAVRQQQQQQQQQQQQQQQQQQQQQQQQQQQQQQQQQQQQRQQLSFGYNPAAGSFAAESELVESLLKGQSAHEWMADLDELLASHQ, from the exons ATGGCAGATTTTGTTACACTGCGACACAGCGCGGTGATGGAGCGGCTCCGGCGGAGGATCGAGCTCTTCCGGCAGCACCACAACACCTGCGAGCGCCGCTACGAAGCCGCCGCGCTGGAGACCCTGGAGCTGGAGAGGCAGCAGACCTTCGCCCTGCACCAGCGCTGTCTGCAAGCCAAGGCCAAGAGGTCCAGCAAGCACCGACAGCCCTCGGCCACCGGCGAGCAGGCCGGTCAGAGGGCGGCGGGCTCCGGCGGAGGAGGAACGGCGACCGGCGCGGACCTGGGAGACTCCGGCGGGACCGGCGGAAGCGCCGAGCAGAGTCGGAACAGCACGCTCATCGCT TTGCAGGAGACGGTGAAGAGGAAGCTAGAGAGTGCCAGTTCGCCGTTGGGCCGAGACCAGATCAATGGCTTCCCGCCCGGCAAAAAAGTGTGCACCGGGGCCAACGGCTCCCCCGCTGACATCAAGCTGGGTCCGAGCGAAGCGACGGAGCTGGCGGCAGACGGCGCCAAGGAGGCGGCGTCCGACTTCCAGCGCAAGGAGATGAAGCAGGAGCCCGACGACATCCTGCCCATCATGCCTCCTTCGGCGGgaggcaacaacaacaataacaacagccTTTTCCCGGACCTCAACTTCAACGAGCAGGAATGGACGGAGCTGATGGAGGAGCTGAACCGCACAGTGGCTTACGAGGATATCCAGGACATCCTCAATGACGGCTTCGAGGAACGCAAAGACCCGCTGGAGATGACGCCCAACGGCGCGCCCTCCTCCCAGGGTCTGCTCCCTTTGGATTTGGGAAACGTCAAAACCGAGTTCTCCCCGGCCCCCTTCGAGCGGGACTCGCGCGCGCCGCCGTCGCCCCGCGTCAGGCCGGCTCCGTCTTCGGGGGCGCTCCGGCCCACCGGCTCCCCCGCCGCGCCCTCCCCGGCCGTCCCCCCGGCCAGACAGCACCCGGCGGCCCCCAACCACCTCCTGGTCAAAGACCTGTCCCCCGCCCAGCAGCTTCAGCAGCTGGCCGCCCAGCAGCAGCGAGCCCAGGCGCAACACCTCCACGGCCAGCTGCAGTCGGTGCCGGCCGGGGCCAAGTTTCACGCTCACCCGCCCCCCTGGACGCAGACGTCCGCCCCCTCGCAGTTGGGACCGGACGAGCCGGCCGGGCCCTCGCTTTACCCGCAGGAATTTAATTCCAACGCGCagaagcagcaacagcagcagcaacaacggCTGATGTCCGGCGGGCTCCCCAAGGGCTCCCCGAAGGCGGGGGCCAACAGCTACGGCGCGGGCGCCCACCCCAACGTGCTTGGCCGCCCATCTCCCGCGGCCATGCTCAACTACAACAACACCAAACCGCTGTGCCACTTTGAGGTTGGGCCTAGGCCCCCTGAGGATCAGAACCAGAACAAGGCCACCCACCTCAACCTGCTCaggcagcagcaacagcagcagcagcaaatgAAGCAGAAGACCAACATGAACTTTCGCCAACATCTCAGCCACTCGCAG GACCAGAACGCGTACCCTGCCCCGCCACACGGCCCGGCTCCCCCCAACGCCTTGACGTCAGCGCCGGGCAACGGCGGAATGACGGCGGCGCCCAATCACGCCAGCGCCGCCTACCTAAGCAGCCAGGCGGCGGCCGCGCTCAAACAGCAGCAGATGATTGAGCAGCAGAAGCAGCAGTTCCTGCAGCGACAGCAAATGATGGCGGAACAG GAGAAACAACGTCAGCAGGACCAGCAGCTCCAGAGGCACCTGACGCGACCGCCGCCTCAGTACCAGGACCAGCCCGGGCAGGCCGGCGCTCAGAACGCTTTCCCCCCGACGCCGCTCGGCCAGTTTGCAG CGCCATCGCAGCCTTCGGCGGGAGGCCCTGCTGCAGCCGGCCAGCGTGTCTTCCCTCCGCCGCGGACCGCGATGGGCGTGAACGGCGGTGGCACGGCGCCATGCGGGGACGCGCGGCAGGCACTCTATAACAGCATGAACCAGCGCCGGCCGCCCTACAACCGCCACAACCTGCTggcccagcagcagcagcagcagatgGCCCGCGTGCCCGGCAACATGCAAGCCGCCCAAAATGCCGTTTGGcagcagccgccgccgccgccaaaccCGGGCGCCGGCGGACTGGCGCTGCCCCCCGCCGACGCCTTCGCCAACGCCTTCCGCATGCAGCAGCAGCCCGGGCGACCCACAATGCCGAACGACGGGCAGAGGCGGCCGGTACCCCCACCGCAGCAGCGGGCCGCGCCCAACCTTCCCGAGCTGGTGGCGTTTGCCGGCCGGCGTGGACCATCCTCGGTCCCCGCTCAGGCCTCGGCCTGCGAGCGCGTATACCGGGTGGGCGGGACGGCCGTTcgccagcagcagcaacaacaacaacaacaacaacaacagcagcaacaacaacaacaacaacagcagcagcagcaacaacaacagcagcagcagcagcagcagcaacaacagcgGCAACAGCTGTCCTTCGGCTACAACCCCGCGGCGGGAAGTTTCGCCGCCGAGAGCGAGCTGGTGGAGTCGCTGCTCAAGGGCCAGAGCGCGCACGAGTGGATGGCCGATCTGGACGAGCTGCTGGCCTCGCACCAGTAG
- the canx gene encoding calnexin isoform X1 — translation MLTMDRRVWLCVIVATAALCLATPCRAHDHEEDLDVEDDLDLDAVHEETEQDDGDAAPPPTPAVPKVTYKAPEPMGEHFFAESFDRGTLDSWVLSNAKKDDTDEDIAKYDGKWEVEEMKDSKLPGDKGLVLKSRAKHHAISAPLLRPFAFDTLPLIVQYEVNFQAGIDCGGAYVKLLTQTPELDLDQFVDKTGYTIMFGPDKCGEDYKLHFIFRHKNPKTGQYEEKHAKKPDADLRTYYTDKKTHLYTLVVNPDNTFEMLVDQTVVNSGSLMTDMTPPVNPPAEIEDQDDHKPEQWDERPKIADPDASKPEDWDEDAPAQVPDDDAVKPEGWLDDEPEYVGDPDAVKPEDWDDDMDGEWEAPQVANPACEAAPGCGEWKRPMVDNPEYKGKWKAPMIDNPDYQGVWKPRKIPNPDFFEDLNPFRMSAFSAVGLELWSMTSEIFFDNFLVTNDRNVAERWANDGWGLKKAAEGAAEPGLATQMMNAAEERPWLWVVYVLTVALPLVLIVIFCCTGKKKSETPAAEYKKTDEAQPDVKEDDEKAEDQAGEEPQQEDDEDRQDKGDGGEEAEEDDKDEKEDKDDKEENEEKEDKDSDAAAAAEEKLEDDILRRSPRNRKVRKD, via the exons ATGTTG ACGATGGATCGCAGGGTGTGGTTGTGTGTTATCGTGGCGACGGCCGCGCTCTGCCTGGCGACGCCGTGCCGGGCGCATGACCACGAAGAGGATCTGGACGTGGAGGACGACTTGGACCTGGACGCGGTCCACGAGGAAACGGAGCAAGATGACGGCGACGCGGCGCCTCCCCCGACCCCGGCGGTCCCCAAA GTGACTTACAAGGCACCGGAGCCCATGGGAGAACACTTCTTTGCCGAATCCTTTGACCGCGGAACGCTGGACAG CTGGGTGCTGTCCAACGCCAAAAAAGACGACACCGATGAGGACATTGCCAAGTATGATG GCAAGTGGGAGGTTGAGGAGATGAAAGACAGCAAGCTTCCCGGAGACAAAGGCTTGGTCCTGAAGTCTCGAGCCAAGCATCACGCCATCTCTGCGCCGCTGCTGCGACCGTTCGCCTTTGACACCCTGCCGCTCATTGTTCA GTACGAAGTGAACTTCCAGGCCGGCATCGACTGCGGCGGCGCTTACGTCAAGTTGCTCACGCAGACGCCAGAACTCGACCTG GACCAATTTGTGGACAAGACGGGGTACACCATCATGTTTGGACCGGACAAGTGTGGTGAGGACTACAAGCTGCACTTCATCTTCAGACACAAGAATCCCAAGACGGGCCAATATGAAGAGAAACACGCCAAGAAGCCTGACGCTGATTTGCGCACGTACTACACTGACAAAAAGACGCACCTCTACACGCTCG TGGTGAACCCCGACAACACCTTTGAGATGTTGGTGGACCAGACGGTGGTCAACAGCGGTAGCCTGATGACAGACATGACCCCGCCAGTCAACCCACCCGCCGAGATCGAGGACCAGGATGACCACAAGCCCGAACAATGGGACGAGAGGCCCAAGATCGCAGACCCGGATGCCTCTAAACCAGAAGACTG GGACGAGGATGCGCCCGCTCAGGTTCCTGACGACGACGCGGTCAAACCAGAGGGCTGGCTGGATGACGAGCCAGAGTACGTGGGAGACCCCGACGCCGTCAAGCCCGAGGACTG GGACGATGACATGGACGGCGAGTGGGAGGCGCCTCAGGTCGCCAACCCGGCCTGCGAGGCCGCACCCGGCTGTGGGGAGTGGAAGCGCCCCATGGTGGACAACCCCGAATACAAGGGCAAGTGGAAGGCGCCCATGATAGACAACCCCGACTACCAG GGCGTGTGGAAGCCCCGAAAGATCCCCAACCCGGACTTCTTCGAGGACCTGAATCCGTTCAGGATGAGCGCCTTTAGCGCCGTTGGGCTGGAGCTGTGGTCCATGACATCCGAGATCTTCTTCGACAACTTCCTGGTCACCAACGACCGCAACGTGGCCGAGCGTTGGGCCAACGACGGATGGGGTCTGAAGAAGGCCGCCGAGGGCGCCGCCGAG CCTGGCTTGGCAACTCAGATGATGAATGCGGCGGAGGAGCGCCCTTGGCTTTGGGTGGTCTACGTGCTGACCGTGGCCCTGCCGCTCGTCCTCATCGTCATTTTCTGCTGCACTGGCAAG AAGAAGAGCGAGACCCCGGCGGCAGAGTACAAGAAAACGGACGAGGCTCAACCTGACGTCAAGGAGGACGACGAGAAGGCGGAAGATCAAG CAGGTGAGGAGCCGCAGCAAGAGGACGACGAGGATCGACAGGACAAAGGGGATGGCGGCGAGGAGGCGGAGGAAGATGACAAGGATGAGAAGGAAGACAAGGATGACAAAGAAGAGAATGAAGAGAAGGAAGACAAGGATTCAGACGCGGCAGCAGCTGCTGAAGAG AAGTTGGAGGACGACATCCTGCGGCGGTCACCCAGGAACAGGAAGGTCAGAAAGGACTGA